A region of Colletotrichum higginsianum IMI 349063 chromosome 10, whole genome shotgun sequence DNA encodes the following proteins:
- a CDS encoding ATPase synthesis protein mitochondrial, translating into MASRPALAALGCLQCRNQVLRAIASTNPATFLRAPVAATTSAALRPRNNLHRAFSTLPPDTNPQTTDEPTTQTPEQPVSKEAEQPAEQVAEPPAEETASEKEETPWFLQVDPPTHAPTQQVSPLPELPDSPPPILEPLLKYVYEEMGLDDLSLLDLRALDPPPALGPNLLMLFATARSERHLHVSSSRLVKWLRHHHRIEANADGLIGPGELKTKLRRMRRKAKLLGTGATSATGGDDGISTGWICVNLGTSGSAYSESARFDAQGNMSGFGGPVNGSTVVVQVMTESRRNELDLERLWSQQLIRSQAQERKVAEETSEYHNRFGKLPTTADVRARKPNYTKRTQARSFSTLPPRPTEAAEQTPAEAAGAGITPSADSNSVADPLNKTRQHVNKIRWDGAQVSLPECLDLLRAIFHSPAASDAHAQSQADIATEVITTMHERGMPIMDHEMLVTMIEAIAASGAQAEKIRSIQSNLEMVMLQGTQSSPTEAQLVRLLKAYATQGNWEQFWETWSVPARYSQRRGPMMYREVFALSSQTRNKARCIETLRKCVQEMRLEQPPVLPDNTVWPNLKACIWTADPDAEHISEHMVSRGGQSTESHKAANTEFVRMLKELEAIRRSI; encoded by the coding sequence ATGGCCTCGAGACCAGCCCTCGCAGCTCTCGGCTGCTTGCAGTGCCGCAATCAAGTTTTGAGAGCCATTGCCTCGACCAATCCGGCCACCTTTCTCCGGGCCCCTGTCGCCGCGACCACCTCCGCTGCTCTGCGGCCTCGCAATAACCTACACAGAGCCTTCTCGACTCTGCCCCCCGACACCAACCCCCAAACGACAGACGAACCAACTACTCAGACACCGGAGCAACCCGTGTCCAAAGAAGCCGAGCAGCCCGCGGAACAGGTTGCAGAACCGCCCGCAGAAGAAACAGCGagcgagaaggaagagacgCCATGGTTCTTACAAGTCGACCCCCCCACCCACGCGCCTACCCAGCAAGTCTCGCCGTTGCCCGAGCTGCCAGACTCTCCGCCGCCGATACTCGAGCCGTTGCTGAAGTACGTCTACGAGGAAATGGGTCTCGACGATCTCTCGCTCCTTGACTTGCGCGCACTCGACCCGCCCCCTGCCTTGGGGCCGAACCTCCTCATGCTCTTCGCTACGGCGCGAAGTGAACGTCATCTGCacgtctcgtcgtcgcgcctggtcaagtggcttcgccaccaccaccggaTCGAAGCCAACGCCGATGGACTCATCGGCCCCGGCGAGCTTAAGACGAAGCTGCGGAGAATGCGGAGGAAAGCGAAGCTCCTGGGCACCGGCGCCACGTCTGCCAcgggcggcgatgacggcatTTCCACCGGATGGATCTGCGTCAATCTCGGAACCAGCGGGTCGGCCTACAGCGAATCTGCCCGCTTCGATGCACAAGGAAACATGTCGGGTTTCGGTGGGCCCGTCAACGGCTCGACCGTTGTCGTCCAGGTCATGACCGAGTCCCGCCGGAACGAGCTGGACCTCGAGCGTTTATGGAGCCAGCAGCTCATCCGGAGCCAGGCTCAGGAGCGCAAGGTCGCAGAGGAGACTTCTGAGTACCACAACCGCTTTGGCAAGTTACCTACCACGGCCGACGTCCGCGCCCGCAAACCCAACTACACCAAACGGACCCAGGCGAGAAGCTTTTCTACCCTACCCCCCCGGCCGACGGAAGCCGCTGAACAGACCcccgccgaggcggccggtGCAGGTATTACTCCTTCAGCAGACTCGAACTCCGTCGCAGACCCGCTGAACAAAACTCGCCAGCACGTTAACAAGATCCGATGGGACGGGGCACAGGTCAGCCTCCCAGAGTGCTTGGATCTTCTGAGGGCCATCTTCCAcagcccggcggcgtcggatGCTCACGCCCAGAGCCAGGCCGATATCGCCACGGAAGTCATCACGACGATGCACGAGCGCGGCATGCCCATCATGGACCACGAGATGCTTGTCACCATGATCGAGGCGATAGCAGCCTCTGGCGCGCAGGCCGAGAAGATTCGCAGCATTCAGTCGAATCTGGAGATGGTGATGCTCCAGGGGACGCAGTCCTCCCCTACCGAGGCTCAGCTCGTTCGTCTCCTCAAAGCGTATGCGACCCAGGGCAACTGGGAGCAGTTTTGGGAGACGTGGAGCGTCCCCGCCCGCTACAGCCAGCGTCGAGGGCCGATGATGTACAGAGAAGTGTTTGCGCTTTCCTCGCAGACCCGCAACAAGGCCAGGTGCATCGAGACCCTGAGGAAGTGCGTACAGGAGATGAGGCTGGAGCAGCCACCGGTGCTGCCCGACAACACTGTCTGGCCTAACCTGAAGGCATGCATCTGGACTGCCGACCCCGACGCGGAACACATCAGCGAGCACATGGTGTCCCGGGGCGGCCAGTCCACCGAGAGCCACAAGGCGGCCAACACGGAGTTTGTTAGGATGCTGAAAGAGCTCGAAGCCATCCGCCGGAGTATCTGA
- a CDS encoding S1 p1 nuclease produces the protein MARLVSLTFLASALPGALAWGSMGHATIAYIATNFVAPETKTYMQQLLGDTTDDYLANVASWADSYRYTTEGAFTSTFHYIDALDDPPHSCGIDLERDCGPTGCIVSAHANYTQRLLLGPALDLEQRQIAAKMVIHFTGDIGQPLHCENLEAGGNGIAVEFNGTDTNLHAAWDTNIPQSITGTGSVLAVAKAWASTLSTAIASGEFRAAARCWVQGLSLEDPEATALSWAAESNKFVCTVVLPEGREAVEGLDISGAYTTNAQPTVSMQVAKQGYRLAKWLDAIVAEVA, from the coding sequence ATGGCCCGCCTCGTCTCCCTCACATTCCTGGCATCCGCCCTGCCCGGAGCCCTCGCCTGGGGCTCCATGGGCCACGCGACCATCGCCTACATCGCCACCAACTTCGTCGCGCCCGAGACCAAGACGTACatgcagcagctcctcggcgacacGACGGACGACTACCTCGCCAACGTCGCCAGCTGGGCCGACTCGTACCGCTACACGACCGAGGGCGCCTTCACCTCGACCTTCCACTacatcgacgccctcgacgacccgcCGCACTCGTGCGgcatcgacctcgagcgCGACTGCGGGCCCACGGGCTGCATCGTCTCGGCCCACGCCAACTACACCCAGCGCCTGCTGCTCGGGCCGgcgctcgacctcgagcagcgCCAGATCGCCGCCAAGATGGTCATCCACTTCACCGGCGACATCGGCCAGCCGCTGCACTGCGagaacctcgaggccggcggcaacggcatcgccgtcgagtTCAACGGCACCGACACCAACCTGCACGCCGCCTGGGACACCAACATCCCGCAGTCCatcaccggcaccggcagcgtcctcgccgtcgccaaggcgtgggcgtcgacgCTCAGCACGGCCATCGCCTCGGGCGAgttccgcgccgccgcccgctgcTGGGTCCAGGGCCTCAGCCTCGAGGACCCGGAGGCCACGGCGCTGTCGTGGGCCGCCGAGAGCAACAAGTTCGTGTGCACCGTCGTGCTGcccgagggccgcgaggcggtcgagggcctcgacaTCAGCGGCGCCTACACGACCAACGCGCAGCCGACGGTGAGCATGCAGGTCGCCAAGCAGGGCTACAGGCTGGCCAAGTGGCTGGATGCCATCGTTGCCGAGGTGGCATAG
- a CDS encoding Zinc-finger transcription factor → MRARRGCWTCAARKIRCDGGLPTCENCDKARRDCQGYGMRLSWPRDNDKRRAITGSDAPLGAMSSTRSSHQPADLFFVNTTWRDMELYGYLSGQMHASRLLPSSPSLWGQPQQQNVSHMDLVHYFQETAHLSLVTFGQSPLRIRDALLSMTLAHNAVPGLAILQALLAFSSLHRHGPNEQASRFKIQALRSLSASVADEPLTPAKAAHQMAASMLLGAFEILQPSEGSGEWLWHTWGAMDTIQATARLMDEPHESDVGHLLNWVYYHETLSRFAVHHWRHKSLVPGMSPRSHGQRDLRYPPLARHRPNLPPVNPTHAILNLLSEICDTLVDPRDPRSRDREYQDRLEGLRRRIGDAPAPSAPTTDAAIAVELYRMATRIYLARASQSPWEAPADLDPLVDAVFSGPAVGSCTCEHFFPLLILACEARRDEQRAAIVGLIERTRRDARIRSIQAVRDTIQAIWVQQDLHRDDDVLVDYLGVLSAVISSGSTLPSFA, encoded by the exons ATGAGGGCCCGCAGAGGCTGCTGGACTTGCGCAG CTCGGAAGATTCGGTGCGACGGGGGCCTGCCGACCTGCGAGAACTGCGATAAGGCCCGGCGAGACTGCCAAGGGTATGGAATGCGCCTGTCGTGGCCCAGAGACAACGACAAGAGGCGCGCCATCACGGGGAGTGACGCGCCGTTGGGGGCGATGTCATCAACTCGGTCGAGTCACCAGCCTGCGgacctcttcttcgtcaacaCGACATGGCGGGATATGGAACTCTACGGCTATCTGTCCGGGCAGATGCACGCCTCTCGTCTACTTCCATCTTCCCCGAGTCTATGGGGGCAACCACAGCAACAAAATGTGAGCCACATGGATCTCGTCCACTACT TTCAAGAAACCGCCCACCTGTCGTTGGTCACGTTCGGCCAGAGTCCTTTGCGGATCCGAGACGCGCTCCTAAGCATGACTCTAGCACACAACGCAGTTCCAGGTCTCGCTATCCTCCAGGCTTTACTTGctttctcctccctccaccgCCATGGACCCAACGAGCAGGCATCGCGCTTCAAGATACAGGCACTCCGGTCCCTGTCCGCTTCGGTGGCGGACGAGCCGCTGACCCCGGCAAAGGCCGCCCATCAGATGGCCGCGTCCATGCTCCTCGGGGCTTTCGAG ATCCTCCAACCGTCGGAAGGGTCGGGCGAGTGGCTGTGGCACACGTGGGGGGCCATGGACACGATCCAGGCGACGGCCAGGCTCATGGATGAACCGCACGAGAGCGATGTCGGCCACCTGCTCAACTGGGTCTACTACCATGAGACGCTCTCTCGCTTTGCCGTGCACCACTGGCGCCACAAGTCGCTGGTCCCGGGGATGTCGCCGAGGAGTCACGGACAGCGAGATCTCCGGTATCCGCCCTTGGCGAGACACAGGCCT AACTTGCCCCCCGTGAACCCCACGCACGCGATATTGAACCTGCTCTCCGAGATCTGCGACACCCTGGTCGACCCGCGGGATCCCCGGAGCCGCGACCGAGAGTACCAGGACcgcctcgagggcctccgGCGAAGGATAGGGGACGCCCCCGCCCCGTCCGCCCCGaccaccgacgccgccatcgccgtcgagctgTACCGGATGGCGACGCGCATCTACCTCGCGCGGGCCTCGCAGAGCCCGTGGGAGGCCCCGGCGGACCTCGAcccgctcgtcgacgccgtcttctccgggCCCGCCGTCGGGTCGTGCACCTGCGAGCACTTCTTCCCGCTGCTGATCCTCGCCTGCGAGGCGCGCCGGGACGAGCAGCGGgcggccatcgtcggcctgATCGAGAGGACGCGGAGGGACGCCCGCATCCGGAGCATCCAGGCGGTCAGGGACACGATCCAGGCCATCTGGGTGCAGCAGGACCTGCAcagggacgacgacgtgctgGTGGACTATCTCGGGGTCTTGAGCGCCGTCATCAGCTCGGGCAGCACCCTGCCGTCTTTCGCCTAG